The following proteins are co-located in the Anomalospiza imberbis isolate Cuckoo-Finch-1a 21T00152 chromosome 1, ASM3175350v1, whole genome shotgun sequence genome:
- the NOM1 gene encoding LOW QUALITY PROTEIN: nucleolar MIF4G domain-containing protein 1 (The sequence of the model RefSeq protein was modified relative to this genomic sequence to represent the inferred CDS: inserted 1 base in 1 codon), with product MAAARRKRQXRPLSKMAAPRRGVAAGRVKRGAAARARRGGKLDRLRQAVQDYVQAAGGQPPLALLKDSERHNRRSRRDARKEKRRLKRSRRRRLQRGELVEVPTAPAKPPPAKPAPAKPAPAKPASAKPTAAKPAQAKPAPAARPGAPASPVAGKQRPRPVSAPASTALEGPSAAAATSARKRALLEANEEEEKEIRRLERQLGLGKRRKKQEGPAGERLPQSFLRDGLGYVLGALGTRAGLSQLCESSDEEEREETEPGPRERPPGNEEDGEDEEDGEDEEDAEDEEAQEDASDHSEAGDVEGLGESESSAPEDGGVPEASEPSGEEEEEEAESDNHSATKYIPPQIRKARDTLDDKKREELGRLKKMVNGLINRLSEPNLSSISGQMEELYMANSRKDMNDTLTDILMNACVTAVAMPARLMMEHVLLVSILHHNVGIEVGAHFLEAVVKKFDELCKSDAEGKECENLLALVAHLYNFHVVHCLLIFDILKKLVSTFTEKEIELILFLLKNVGFSLRKDDALALKELITEAQRKASTAEKKFQDQTRVRFMLETMLALRNNDMRKIPGYDPEPVERLRKLQRALVHSSGSGKDTQLRVSLESLLSADQVGRWWIVGSSWSGAPMISDTKSQAQQKLHVGKVSSKIMELARKLRMNTDIRRSIFCVLMTSEDFMDAFEKLLKLGLKDQQEREIVHVILYCCLQEKTFNPFYAFLANKFCGYERRFQVTFQFSIWDKIRDLENLSAAAISNLVSLLAHLIRTKSLPLSVLKVIEFSELDKPKVRFLRQVLSTLLTKADEEEITDIFIRISDNPKLGMLREGLKLFLTHFLLKHAQAQKSAEEADLLKERVELATKALEAKEPKLKL from the exons ATGGCGGCCGCGCGCCGGAAGCGGC CCCGGCCCCTCTCCAAGATGGCGGCGCCCAGGCGCGGTGTGGCTGCGGGCCGGGTGAAGCGGGGGGCGGccgcccgcgcccgccgcggCGGGAAGCTGGACCGGCTGCGGCAGGCGGTGCAGGACTACGTGCAGGCGGCCGGTGGCCAGCCGCCGCTGGCCCTGCTCAAAGACTCGGAGAGGCACAACCGCAGGAGCCGCCGGGACGCCAGGAAGGAGAAGCGCAGACTAaagcggagccgccgccgccgacTCCAACGCGGGGAGCTGGTGGAGGTTCCCACCGCCCCGGCCAAGCCTCCGCCAGCCAAGCCCGCTCCAGCGAAGCCGGCCCCGGCCAAACCCGCTTCGGCCAAGCCCACTGCGGCCAAGCCGGCCCAGGCCAAGCCGGCTCCTGCCGCCCGCCCCGGAGCCCCGGCTTCGCCCGTCGCTGGGAAGCAGCGGCCCAGGCCGGTGTCGGCACCGGCATCGACAGCCCTTGAGGGCCCCTCCGCTGCCGCAGCCACCTCGGCGCGGAAACGGGCCCTGCTGGAAGCCaacgaggaggaggagaaggagatcCGGCGGCTGGAGCGGCAGCTGGGGCTCGGGAAGCGGCGCAAGAAGCAGGAGGGGCCCGCGGGCGAGCGGCTGCCGCAGAGCTTCCTGCGGGACGGGCTGGGATACGTGCTGGGAGCGCTGGGCACACGGGCCGGGCTCAGCCAGCTCTGCGAGAGCAGCGAcgaggaggagcgggaggagaCCGAGCCGGGGCCGCGGGAGCGCCCGCCGGGGAACGAGGAGGATGGCGAGGACGAGGAGGATGGCGAGGACGAGGAGGATGCTGAGGACGAGGAGGCTCAGGAAGACGCCTCAGACCATTCCGAGGCGGGTGACGTGGAAGGACTTGGGGAGAGCGAGAGCTCGGCCCCTGAGGACGGCGGGGTGCCAGAGGCCAGCGAGCCCTcgggcgaggaggaggaggaggaggcagag AGTGATAATCACAGTGCTACCAAGTATATTCCTCCTCAAATAAGGAAAGCACGGGACACACTAGATgacaagaaaagagaagaattgGGAAGACTGAAGAAAATGGTGAATGGCCTCATTAATAG GTTGAGTGAACCAAATTTGTCCTCCATCAGTGGACAGATGGAAGAGCTCTACATGGCCAACAGCAGGAAGGACATGAATGACACTCTGACAGACATTCTCATGAATGCCTGTGTTACTGCAGTTGCCATGCCTGCAAGACTCATGATGGAGCACGTCCTTCTGGTCAGCATCCTTCATCACAATGTAGGAATTGAG GTCGGTGCTCACTTTTTGGAAGCTGTGGTGAAGAAATTTGATGAACTCTGTAAAAGTGATGCTGAAGGGAAGGAATGTGAAAATCTGCTTGCCTTGGTTGCTCATCTGTATAACTTCCATGTGGTTCATTGCCTGCTGATCTTTGATATTCTGAAAAAGCTTGTTAGCACTTTCACTGAAAAAGAGATTGAGctgattttgtttcttctgaaaaatgtgGGCTTTTCCTTAAGAAAAGATGATGCACTGGCTTTGAAAGAACTGATCACTGAAGCCCAGAGGAAAGCAagcacagcagagaagaaattcCAGGATCAGACAAGG GTTCGATTTATGCTGGAGACTATGCTGGCACTTAGGAACAATGACATGCGTAAGATTCCTGGCTATGATCCTGAACCAGTTGAAAGACTCCGCAAATTGCAGAGAGCACTG GTTCACAGCAGTGGTTCAGGAAAAGACACCCAGCTGCGCGTGTCCCTGGAGTCCCTCCTCAGTGCTGACCAGGTCGGTCGCTGGTGGATCGTGGGGTCATCCTGGAGTGGAGCACCAATGATCAGTGATACAAAAAGCCAGGCTCAGCAAAAGCTGCATGTAGGAAAG GTGAGTTCAAAAATAATGGAGCTTGCTCGTAAGCTGAGAATGAACACTGATATCAGGAGAAGTATTTTTTGTGTCTTGATGACGAGTGAGGACTTCATGGATGCCTTTGAAAAACTTCTGAA GCTTGGCTTGAAAGATCAGCAGGAGAGAGAAATAGTTCATGTCATCCTTTACTGCTGCTTACAGGAGAAGACATTCAACCCATTCTATGCATTTTTGGCTAACAAGTTTTGTGGATATGAAAGAAGATTCCAG GTGACATTTCAGTTTAGTATTTGGGACAAAATCAGAGACTTAGAAAACCTGTCAGCTGCTGCCATCTCCAACTTGGTTTCACTGCTGGCTCACTTAATAAGGACAAAATCACTGCCACTTTCAGTTCTCAAG GTAATTGAATTTAGTGAACTGGACAAACCCAAAGTCCGTTTCTTACGGCAGGTATTAAGCACGCTGTTAACCAAAGCAGATGAGGAAGAAATTACTGACATTTTTATAAG GATATCTGacaaccccaaactgggaatgCTGCGGGAAGGCTTGAAACTCTTCCTTACCCACTTCTTACTGAAACATGCCCAAGCCCAAAAGAGTGCTGAAGAAGCTGACTTGTTAAAAGAGAGAGTGGAACTAGCAACCAAGGCTTTAGAGGCAAAAGAACCCAAATTGAAGCTATAG